A window from Chrysemys picta bellii isolate R12L10 chromosome 2, ASM1138683v2, whole genome shotgun sequence encodes these proteins:
- the SLC20A1 gene encoding sodium-dependent phosphate transporter 1 isoform X2, whose amino-acid sequence MSAILFFLVRMFILRKADPVPNGLRALPIFYACTIGINLFSIMYSGAPLLGFDKLPIWGILLTSAGSAVVCALIVWFFVCPRMKKKIEREVKSSPSGSPLMEKKTSQKEDTDEYKVPLDNGVGDKSSVTDVSAVHHRAAVEERTVSFNLGDVEEAPERERLPSVDLKETNIDSGAVRLPSGNLVQFNQAVSNQINSSGHYQYHTVHKDSGLYKELLHKLHLAKVGDCMGDSGDKPLRRNNSYTSYTMAICGMPLDSFRAKEGEPKGEEMEKLTWPGADTKKRIRMDSYTSYCNAVADTHPAADVDMDVGKVEMGSGDRKCSTGSLEEWHDQDRPEVSLLFQFLQILTACFGSFAHGGNDVSNAIGPLVALYLVYQTGDVAAKVATPIWLLLYGGAGICIGLWVWGRRVIQTMGKDLTPITPSSGFSIELASALTVVIASNVGLPISTTHCKVGSVVSVGWLRSRKAVDWRLFRNIFLAWFVTVPISGLISAAIMALFKYAILGV is encoded by the exons GCAGATCCAGTTCCCAATGGGTTGCGAGCTTTGCCAATCTTCTATGCCTGTACAATTGGGATCAACCTCTTTTCTATCATGTACAGTGGTGCACCTT TGCTGGGCTTTGACAAACTTCCTATCTGGGGTATCCTTCTAACTTCGGCGGGGAGTGCTGTTGTCTGTGCTCTCATCGTCTGGTTCTTTGTGTGTCCAAGAATGAAGAAGAAAATAGAAC GAGAGGTCaagtcaagtccttctgggagCCCCTTGATGGAGAAAAAAACCAGTCAGAAAGAAGACACAGATGAGTATAAAGTGCCACTAGACAACGGCGTGGGTGACAAGAGCTCTGTCACTGATGTGTCTGCTGTGCACCACAGGGCAGCCGTGGAGGAGAGAACAGTCTCCTTCAATCTGGGAGATGTGGAGGAAGCCCCAGAGCGGGAGAGGCTCCCCAGTGTTGACCTGAAGGAAACCAACATTGATAGTG GAGCTGTGCGGTTACCCAGTGGCAACCTTGTTCAGTTCAACCAAGCTGTCAGCAATCAGATCAATTCCAGTGGCCACTACCAGTACCACACTGTGCACAAGGATTCAGGCCTGTACAAAGAGCTGCTGCACAAGCTTCACCTGGCCAAAGTGGGCGATTGCATGGGGGACTCTGGTGACAAGCCCCTGAGACGCAACAACAGCTACACATCGTACACTATGGCCATCTGTGGCATGCCACTGGATTCATTCCGTGCCAAAGAGGGTGAGCCCaagggggaggagatggagaaacTGACCTGGCCTGGAGCAGACACTAAGAAGAGGATTCGTATGGACAGCTACACTAGCTACTGCAATGCTGTGGCAGATACCCACCCAGCTGCAGATGTGGATATGGATGTAGGCAAGGTGGAGATGGGCAGTGGTGACAGGAAGTGCAGCACTGGTTCTCTGGAGGAGTGGCATGACCAGGATAGACCAGAAGTGTCCCTGCTCTTCCAGTTCCTGCAGATTCTCACCGCCTGCTTTGGTTCCTTTGCTCATGGCGGCAACGATGTCAG CAATGCCATTGGCCCCCTGGTGGCTCTGTACCTCGTCTATCAGACAGGTGATGTGGCTGCCAAAGTGGCAACTCCCATCTGGCTGCTGCTGTATGGAGGTGCTGGAATCTGCATTGGCCTGTGGGTCTGGGGGAGAAGAGTCATTCAGACCATGGGGAAGGATCTGACTCCCATCACACCATCTAG TGGCTTCAGCATTGAACTGGCATCTGCTCTGACTGTGGTGATTGCATCAAATGTTGGTCTTCCTATCAGTACAACGCACTGCAAA GTGGGCTCCGTGGTCTCAGTGGGCTGGCTCCGTTCCAGGAAGGCTGTGGACTGGCGTCTCTTCCGTAACATCTTCCTGGCATGGTTTGTCACTGTCCCGATTTCTGGCCTCATCAGTGCAGCTATCATGGCACTGTTCAAGTATGCCATCCTAGGAGTGTGA